In a genomic window of Urocitellus parryii isolate mUroPar1 chromosome 2, mUroPar1.hap1, whole genome shotgun sequence:
- the Fbxo40 gene encoding F-box only protein 40, with amino-acid sequence MGRVHRPPPGPHRHCEGCINRHCHVPVEPNVSCLVISCHLLCGATFHMCKEAEHKLLCPLEQVPCLNSEYGCPLLMSRHKLAKHLQMCPASVVCCSMEWNRWPNVDSETILHENIMKETPNEECLDTALALQDQKILFGSLNMVELFPETRDATEAEPTRNGDANWEEMEGAVGGPDASLVPHNGLSAPNGEMNELSQEEREALAKTKEGMDLAKFNKWENMFSKEHAASALTSSSANCENKSRDGAGTEQISDGNNVVEGEAAANGEEPQQDQKQRDFSVEMEKTGLAPWQDGVLERLKTAVDAKDYNMYLVHNGRMLIHFGQMPACTPRERDFVYGNLEAQEVKTVYTFKVPVSYCGKRARIGDAMLSCRPSEHKAVDTSDLGITVEDLPKSDLIKTTLQCALERELKGHVISESRSIDGLFVDFATQTYNFEPGPFSSGTVLADLLTAANPGGLHVELHSECVTRRHNKSSSAFTFTCNKFFRRDEFPLHFKNVHTDIQSCLNGWFQHRCPLSYLGCTFVQNYFRPPGQKAKVIYSQKLKTFAIKPEVAPELNESRKNNHLIDQGGKSQNSLTSLPLEVLQYIAGFLDSISLSQLSQVSVLMRNICATLLQERGMVLLQWKKKKYSHGGTSWKVHREIWQFSSLFSQIKSWEFNEVTSMSEHLKACPFNIIEHKTDPIRLTSMCQPREQAQESLVSTFRTRPRGRHI; translated from the exons GGCAGGGTACACAGGCCCCCACCTGGGCCACACAGGCATTGTGAAGGATGTATCAACCGCCACTGCCATGTTCCTGTGGAGCCCAACGTCTCCTGCCTGGTGATAAGCTGCCACCTGCTCTGCGGTGCTACCTTCCACATGTGCAAAGAGGCAGAGCACAAGCTCCTCTGTCCTTTAGAGCAGGTTCCATGCCTCAACTCTGAATATGGCTGCCCCCTTTTAATGTCCCGCCACAAGCTGGCCAAGCATCTGCAGATGTGCCCGGCCAGCGTGGTCTGCTGCTCCATGGAATGGAACCGCTGGCCAAACGTGGACTCAGAAACAATCCTTCATGAGAACATCATGAAAGAGACCCCCAATGAGGAGTGTTTGGATACAGCCCTGGCCCTCCAGGATCAGAAGATTCTCTTCGGATCCTTGAACATGGTAGAGCTTTTCCCAGAAACCAGAGATGCCACAGAGGCGGAGCCAACCAGGAATGGTGATGCCAACTGGGAGGAAATGGAAGGAGCAGTGGGAGGACCAGATGCCAGTTTGGTACCACACAACGGTTTGTCAGCACCCAACGGGGAGATGAATGAGTTGAGTCAAGAAGAACGAGAGGCACTAGCCAAGACCAAAGAAGGGATGGACCTGGCCAAGTTCAACAAGTGGGAAAACATGTTCAGCAAAGAACATGCAGCCTCTGCTTTAACTAGTTCATCAGCAAATTGTGAGAACAAGAGCAGGGATGGTGCAGGGACAGAACAGATTTCCGATGGCAATAACGTGGTAGAGGGAGAGGCTGCTGCCAATGGCGAAGAACCACAGCAAGACCAGAAGCAGAGGGACTTTTCCGTAGAAATGGAAAAGACAGGCCTTGCCCCCTGGCAGGATGGTGTTCTGGAAAGATTGAAAACAGCTGTAGATGCAAAGGACTATAATATGTATCTAGTGCACAATGGGCGGATGCTCATTCACTTTGGTCAGATGCCTGCTTGTACCCCCAGGGAGAGAGACTTTGTTTATGGCAACCTTGAGGCTCAAGAAGTTAAGACCGTTTACACCTTCAAAGTTCCTGTGAGCTACTGTGGGAAGCGAGCAAGAATTGGGGATGCCATGTTGAGTTGTAGGCCAAGTGAACACAAGGCCGTAGATACTTCTGACTTGGGGATCACCGTGGAGGACCTGCCAAAATCAGACCTCATCAAGACCACCCTCCAGTGTGCTTTGGAAAGAGAACTCAAGGGCCACGTCATCTCTGAATCCAGGAGCATCGATGGGCTGTTTGTAGATTTTGCCACACAGACGTACAACTTTGAGCCAGGACCGTTTTCCTCGGGGACAGTGCTGGCTGATCTCCTGACTGCTGCCAACCCAGGGGGACTTCATGTAGAGCTCCACAGTGAGTGTGTGACCAGGAGACACAACAAGAGTAGCTCTGCGTTTACTTTCACCTGCAACAAATTCTTCAGAAGGGATGAATTCCCCCTGCACTTTAAGAACGTCCACACAGACATTCAGTCATGCCTCAACGGCTGGTTCCAACACCGATGCCCCCTTTCCTACCTGGGATGTACATTTGTTCAGAACTATTTCCGTCCCCCAGGACAAAAGGCCAAAGTGATCTACAGTCAGAAGCTCAAGACCTTTGCCATCAAGCCCGAGGTTGCTCCAGAGCTGAACGAGAGCAGGAAGAACAACCATCTCATAGATCAAGGAGGAAAAAGCCAGAACTCTCTAACCAGCCTGCCCCTGGAGGTTTTGCAGTACATTGCTGGGTTCTTGGACAGCATCAGCCTGTCCCAGCTCTCCCAGGTGTCTGTGCTGATGAGGAATATCTGTGCCACCCTGTTACAGGAGAGAGGGATGGTCCTCTTGCaatggaagaagaagaagtacTCTCATGGAGGCACCTCCTGGAAAGTCCACAGAGAG aTCTGGCAGTTCAGCAGCCTCTTCTCCCAAATCAAGAGCTGGGAGTTTAATGAAGTCACCTCCATGTCTGAGCATCTGAAGGCCTGTCCTTTCAACATCATAGAGCACAAGACTGACCCGATTCGTTTGACCAGCATGTGTCAGCCCCGTGAGCAGGCCCAAGAGAGCTTAGTCTCCACCTTTAGAACTAGACCACGAGGAAGACACATCTAG